A stretch of Prunus dulcis chromosome 6, ALMONDv2, whole genome shotgun sequence DNA encodes these proteins:
- the LOC117632826 gene encoding UDP-N-acetylglucosamine transporter ROCK1 encodes MAATKHKAPVRSSEKMNSRVWLFSLLLTLQYGAQPLISKRCTRREVIVTSSVLTCEIAKVVCALIFMARDGSLKKVYKEWTLVGALTASGLPAAIYALQNSLLQISYKNLDSLTFSMLNQTKIIFTALFTYLILRQKQSIQQIGALFLLILAAILLSFGEGSKKGSSASNSDQILFNGIIPVMVASVLSGLASTLCQWASQVKKHSSYLMTVEMSIVGSLCLLASTFKSPDGEAIAKHGLFYGWTPMTWIPVMSNALGGILVGLVTSYAGGVKKGFVIVSALLVTALLQFIFEGKPPSLYCLVALPLVVSSISIYQKYPYRVKRKEL; translated from the exons ATGGCGGCCACCAAGCACAAAGCTCCAGTGCGGAGCTCGGAGAAAATGAACTCAAGGGTTTGgctcttttctcttctactcacTCTGCAATACGGAGCTCAGCCCCTGATCTCCAAACGCTGCACCAG AAGAGAAGTGATTGTAACGTCGTCTGTTCTGACATGCGAGATAGCCAAGGTTGTATGTGCCCTAATTTTCATGGCAAGAGACGGTAGCTTGAAGAAAGTGTACAAAGAGTGGACTTTGGTTGGTGCCTTAACTGCTTCGGGCCTTCCCGCTGCCATTTATGCACTGCAAAATAGTTTGCTTCAGATTTCTTACAAGAACCTTGATTCACTTACCTTCTCAATGCTCAACCAGactaaaattatttttactgCTCTCTTTACATATTTGATACTGAG GCAGAAGCAATCAATCCAACAAATTGGGGCTCTCTTCTTGTTGATTCTGGCAGCTAttcttttaagttttggtGAAGGCTCCAAAAAAGGGTCTAGTGCTAGCAATTCTGACCAAATATTGTTTAATGGGATTATTCCCGTCATGGTTGCCTCTGTACTCTCAGGTTTGGCATCCACTTTGTGTCAATGGGCATCCCAG GTTAAGAAACACTCATCATATTTGATGACTGTAGAGATGTCTATTGTGGGAAGTTTATGCTTGTTGGCTAGTACCTTTAAGTCTCCAGATGGAGAAGCTATTGCAAAGCATGGCCTTTTTTATGGATGGACTCCAATGACTTGG ATCCCAGTCATGTCCAATGCCCTTGGTGGAATTCTTGTTGGTCTAGTCACAAGCTATGCCGGCGGCGTTAAAAAG GGGTTCGTCATTGTTTCTGCACTTCTTGTTACGGCTTTGTTGCAGTTCATTTTTGAAGGGAAACCACCTTCATTGTATTGTCTCGTAGCTCTTCCTCTTGTGGTTAGCAGCATTTCGATATACCAGAAGTATCCATACCGAGTTAAAAGGAAAGAACTGTAA